One Castanea sativa cultivar Marrone di Chiusa Pesio chromosome 4, ASM4071231v1 DNA window includes the following coding sequences:
- the LOC142632671 gene encoding uncharacterized protein LOC142632671 — protein sequence MKKYLKLIKHLARGFDKFDFVRIPRNQNAAADEVAKMASSEEEPTNNKILMETRKYPSIEEVPVFPIQNIGGWMAPIVSYLQDGHLPHDSMKARKIKARAARFTILNDTLYKRGFSLPYLKCIDEEEAKYVLHEIHEGICGDHAGPRSLVSKVIRAGYFWPTMQADAMELVKRCDKCQRFGNVQRLPAEKMTTITSPWPFAQWGIDIVGPLPLGKGQVLFLLVAIDYFTKWVEAEAIATITEARTRSFVWRNIICKFGIPQTIISDNGRQLTYGTEAVIPVEVGMASTRREVFREENNDDQLRINLDCLDEVRDKASNMTMKYQQKMTEYYNKRVRLRRLEIGDLVLRKVTTATRNSAHGKLGPTWEGPYKVVHYSRQGSYHLETLDGQKLPRPWNIEHLKKYHPQM from the exons atgaagaagtacctcaagCTGATTAAACATTTAGCTCGTGGGTTCGACAAGTTCGATTTCGTCCGGATCCCAAGAAACCAGAATGCTGCGGCGGACGAGGTCGCAAAAATGGCCTCGTCCGAAGAAGAACCAACGAACAATAAGATTCTCATGGAGACTCGGAAATACCCTAGCATCGAGGAAGTTCCAGTATTCCCCATCCAGAACATAGGTGGTTGGATGGCACCGATCGTCTCATACCTTCAAGACGGGCATCTCCCTCATGACTCAATGAAGGCCAGGAAGATTAAAGCAAGGGCGGCCAGATTTACAATTCtgaatgataccttatacaaaagagggttCTCCTTGCCTTATTTGAAGTGTAtcgacgaggaagaagctaAGTACGTCCTCCACGAaatccacgaagggatttgcggagacCACGCCGGGCCTAGATCCTTGGTAAGCAAAGTTATTAGAGCAGGATATTTCTGGCCAACTATGCAGGCAGACGCTAtggagctcgtcaagaggtgcgataagtgccagaggttcgggaACGTCCAGAGGCTGCCAGCAGAAAAGATGACAACGATTACCTCACcctggccattcgcacaatgggggatcGATATCGTCGGCCCATTACCCCTTGGAAAAGGACAGGTACTATTCTTGCTCGTcgctatcgactacttcactaaatgggtcgaagcagaAGCAATAGCAACGATCACAGAGGCGAGAACCCGTAGCTTCGTGTggagaaatataatttgcaAGTTCGGGATTCCGCAAACgatcatttcagataatggccgaca gctcacttatggcactgaaGCAGTAATCCCAGTCGAGGTGGGTATGGCCAGCACCAGGCGAGAAGTATTCCGCGAGGAGAACAACGACGACCAGCTTCGAATCAATCTGGATTGCTTAGACGAGGTAAGGGACAAAGCCTCGAACATGACGATGAAGTACCAGCAGAAGATGACTGAATACTATAACAAAAGGGTCAGGCTCAGAAGACTAGAAATTGGTGACCTCGTCTTACGTAAGGTGACGACTGCAACTAGAAACTCCGCCCACGGGAAACTCGGTCCCacttgggaaggaccttacaaaGTCGTGCACTACTCCCGACAAGGTAGCTATCATTTGGAGACCCTAGACGGACAGAAACTCCCGCGaccttggaacatagaacacttgaagaagtaccacccACAGATGTAA